The following are encoded in a window of Rosa chinensis cultivar Old Blush chromosome 4, RchiOBHm-V2, whole genome shotgun sequence genomic DNA:
- the LOC112196118 gene encoding small acidic protein 1: MSSFTRQKASSPAEIQYARRSAALASARQRRSTAATMRPTAMEFFSDMDDQGSTMAMDVDDIDALEIFGGDGVIGENKLADLDFFNSFPDDFDESDMIN, translated from the coding sequence ATGTCGTCCTTCACAAGACAAAAGGCGAGCTCTCCAGCCGAAATCCAATACGCTCGACGCTCCGCGGCTCTAGCTTCAGCGAGACAGAGAAGATCTACGGCGGCGACGATGAGGCCGACGGCGATGGAGTTCTTCAGCGACATGGACGACCAGGGCTCCACCATGGCCATGGACGTCGACGACATCGACGCCCTCGAGATCTTCGGCGGCGATGGTGTCATCGGAGAGAACAAGCTCGCCGACCTCGACTTCTTCAACTCCTTCCCCGACGACTTCGACGAGTCCGACATGATCAACTAG
- the LOC112198814 gene encoding dual specificity protein phosphatase 1: MVHLRGTDALVNQAAPVLQSMNETLCREDNIPCQIEEGLFLGSLGAANNKETLENLNVTHILTVADSLPPKYPNDFVYRVLNVEDRRTTDLQQHFDECFNYIEEAKTSGGGVLVHCFSGKSRSATIVLSYLMKKHRMSLSEALEHVKEKRPEAAPNAGFIKQLKNLEVVLGISAIELPKPTNP; the protein is encoded by the coding sequence ATGGTGCATCTGAGGGGAACTGATGCACTTGTGAACCAAGCTGCACCAGTATTGCAATCTATGAATGAGACACTGTGTAGAGAGGACAATATTCCTTGCCAAATTGAAGAGGGCCTCTTCTTAGGTTCTCTTGGAGCTGCAAATAACAAGGAGACGCTGGAGAACTTAAATGTCACGCACATTTTGACCGTGGCCGATTCTTTGCCACCTAAATATCCAAACGATTTCGTGTACAGGGTTTTGAATGTCGAAGACAGAAGAACCACAGACCTGCAACAACACTTTGATGAGTGTTTCAATTATATCGAAGAAGCTAAAACATCTGGGGGTGGTGTGTTGGTTCATTGCTTTTCAGGAAAATCGAGAAGTGCGACTATTGTATTATCTTATCTGATGAAGAAGCATCGTATGAGTCTATCTGAAGCTCTTGAACATGTGAAGGAAAAAAGACCAGAGGCAGCTCCTAATGCTGGTTTTATTAAACAACTGAAGAACCTTGAAGTAGTGTTGGGCATATCCGCGATTGAACTGCCAAAACCGACAAACCCATAG